The Linepithema humile isolate Giens D197 chromosome 7, Lhum_UNIL_v1.0, whole genome shotgun sequence genome has a window encoding:
- the P5CDh1 gene encoding delta-1-pyrroline-5-carboxylate dehydrogenase, mitochondrial isoform X2 has translation MLGLVCRHTVLANAQKVGTRFLGSIVPIPNPTEFPLENEPILSYKKGSPERKELEKVLDKMASECEEVPLVIGNEEIKSNLCKYQVMPHNHKEKIAKYYWATPDLVKKAINVAVKAQREWEKQPIEKRLEMWLRIADLMATKYRQQLNAATMLGQSKTVIQAEIDSAAELIDFFKMHAYFVKEGLKYQPISPDQQTRNSIRYRGMDGFVAAVSPFNFTAIGGNLSYTPALMGNAVLWKPSDTALLSNWWIFKICREAGVPPGIVNFVPCEGPVFGDTITTSPYLAGINFTGSVPTFNRLWAQVGQNLAKYRNYPKLVGECGGKNYHLVHSSADVESVVNATIKSAFEFNGQKCSACSRMYVPESLWAKVKDGLLALRQKLTIGDVRDFTVYTGAVIDAVAFKRISGYIEYAKKSPKMEIIGGGGYDDSCGYFIEPTIVQTKDPKEKLMTEEIFGPVLTIYVYKDSDLDETVKLVDTSTPYALTGAIFAQDEKWARKALEDLKYTAGNFYINDKSTGSVVGQQPFGGSRMSGTNDKAGGPQYAFRWASPQAIKETFVPLQEYDYPYMRS, from the exons ATGTTGGGCTTGGTTTGCCGTCACACGGTGCTGGCAAATGCCCAAAA AGTCGGCACCAGGTTCCTAGGGTCGATAGTACCGATACCGAATCCAACAGAATTCCCACTGGAGAATGAACCTATTCTCAGTTACAAGAAGGGCAGCCCGGAGAGGAAGGAATTGGAGAAGGTCTTGGATAAGATGGCCAGTGAGTGTGAAGAGGTGCCATTAGTTATCGGCAACGAGGAAATCAAAAGCAACCTGTGTAAATATCAAGTTATG CCGCACAATCACAAGGAGAAGATCGCCAAGTATTACTGGGCGACGCCGGATCTGGTGAAGAAAGCGATCAACGTCGCGGTGAAGGCGCAACGGGAATGGGAGAAACAGCCAATCGAGAAGCGGCTGGAGATGTGGCTGAGGATAGCGGATCTTATGGCAACTAAGTACAGACAGCAGCTGAACGCCGCCACCATGCTCGGTCAAAGCAAGACCGTGATCCAGGCGGAAATCGACAGCGCGGCGGAGTTGATCGACTTCTTCAAGATGCATGCGTACTTTGTGAAGGAAGGCCTCAAGTACCAGCCGATCTCGCCGGATCAGCAGACTCGCAACTCGATTAGATATCGCGGCATGGATGGCTTCGTCGCGGCGGTGTCGCCCTTTAACTTTACCGCCATCGGCGGCAATCTCAGCTACACGCCGGCTCTGATG GGCAACGCTGTGCTTTGGAAACCGTCCGACACCGCGTTATTGTCCAACTGGTGGATCTTCAAGATATGCAGGGAGGCCGGGGTGCCGCCCGGCATAGTGAATTTCGTTCCCTGCGAAGGACCCGTGTTCGGCGACACCATCACAACGTCGCCCTATCTCGCTGGGATCAACTTCACTGGCTCAGTGCCGACGTTCAACCGTCTATGGGCGCAGGTCGGCCAGAACCTCGCCAAGTACAGGAACTATCCGAAATTGGTTGGCGAATGCGGCGGCAAGAATTATCACTTGGTCCACTCGAGCGCCGACGTGGAATCGGTCGTTAACGCGACGATAAAGAGCGCGTTCGAGTTCAACGGGCAAAAGTGCTCCGCTTGCAGTAGAATGTACGTGCCGGAGTCTCTGTGGGCCAAG GTGAAAGACGGTCTTTTAGCTCTCCGCCAAAAGCTTACGATCGGCGACGTTCGAGATTTCACTGTATACACCGGCGCCGTTATAGATGCAGTCGCGTTTAAACGCATTTCCGGTTACATCGAGTATGCGAAAAAGTCACCTAAGATGGAAATTATCGGCGGCGGAGGCTACGATGATTC GTGCGGATACTTTATCGAACCAACGATAGTGCAGACCAAAGATCCGAAGGAGAAACTCATGACGGAGGAGATATTTGGCCCGGTACTGAcgatatatgtttataaagaTTCCGATCTGGACGAGACGGTAAAGCTGGTAGACACGTCTACACCGTACGCTTTAACAGGCGCAATATTCGCGCAAGATGA GAAATGGGCGAGGAAGGCGCTCGAGGACTTGAAGTACACCGCcggtaatttttatataaacgaCAAATCTACCGGGTCTGTGGTCGGTCAACAGCCGTTTGGTGGTAGCCGAATGTCCGGTACAAACGACAAAGCTGGAGGACCTCAATATGCTTTTCGCTGGGCGTCTCCGCAAGCTATTAAGGAGACCTTTGTGCCCCTTCAGGAATACGACTATCCATACATGAGATCCTAA
- the P5CDh1 gene encoding delta-1-pyrroline-5-carboxylate dehydrogenase, mitochondrial isoform X1, whose translation MTFVCKNRTFYITYSGLSSRRVGTRFLGSIVPIPNPTEFPLENEPILSYKKGSPERKELEKVLDKMASECEEVPLVIGNEEIKSNLCKYQVMPHNHKEKIAKYYWATPDLVKKAINVAVKAQREWEKQPIEKRLEMWLRIADLMATKYRQQLNAATMLGQSKTVIQAEIDSAAELIDFFKMHAYFVKEGLKYQPISPDQQTRNSIRYRGMDGFVAAVSPFNFTAIGGNLSYTPALMGNAVLWKPSDTALLSNWWIFKICREAGVPPGIVNFVPCEGPVFGDTITTSPYLAGINFTGSVPTFNRLWAQVGQNLAKYRNYPKLVGECGGKNYHLVHSSADVESVVNATIKSAFEFNGQKCSACSRMYVPESLWAKVKDGLLALRQKLTIGDVRDFTVYTGAVIDAVAFKRISGYIEYAKKSPKMEIIGGGGYDDSCGYFIEPTIVQTKDPKEKLMTEEIFGPVLTIYVYKDSDLDETVKLVDTSTPYALTGAIFAQDEKWARKALEDLKYTAGNFYINDKSTGSVVGQQPFGGSRMSGTNDKAGGPQYAFRWASPQAIKETFVPLQEYDYPYMRS comes from the exons AGTCGGCACCAGGTTCCTAGGGTCGATAGTACCGATACCGAATCCAACAGAATTCCCACTGGAGAATGAACCTATTCTCAGTTACAAGAAGGGCAGCCCGGAGAGGAAGGAATTGGAGAAGGTCTTGGATAAGATGGCCAGTGAGTGTGAAGAGGTGCCATTAGTTATCGGCAACGAGGAAATCAAAAGCAACCTGTGTAAATATCAAGTTATG CCGCACAATCACAAGGAGAAGATCGCCAAGTATTACTGGGCGACGCCGGATCTGGTGAAGAAAGCGATCAACGTCGCGGTGAAGGCGCAACGGGAATGGGAGAAACAGCCAATCGAGAAGCGGCTGGAGATGTGGCTGAGGATAGCGGATCTTATGGCAACTAAGTACAGACAGCAGCTGAACGCCGCCACCATGCTCGGTCAAAGCAAGACCGTGATCCAGGCGGAAATCGACAGCGCGGCGGAGTTGATCGACTTCTTCAAGATGCATGCGTACTTTGTGAAGGAAGGCCTCAAGTACCAGCCGATCTCGCCGGATCAGCAGACTCGCAACTCGATTAGATATCGCGGCATGGATGGCTTCGTCGCGGCGGTGTCGCCCTTTAACTTTACCGCCATCGGCGGCAATCTCAGCTACACGCCGGCTCTGATG GGCAACGCTGTGCTTTGGAAACCGTCCGACACCGCGTTATTGTCCAACTGGTGGATCTTCAAGATATGCAGGGAGGCCGGGGTGCCGCCCGGCATAGTGAATTTCGTTCCCTGCGAAGGACCCGTGTTCGGCGACACCATCACAACGTCGCCCTATCTCGCTGGGATCAACTTCACTGGCTCAGTGCCGACGTTCAACCGTCTATGGGCGCAGGTCGGCCAGAACCTCGCCAAGTACAGGAACTATCCGAAATTGGTTGGCGAATGCGGCGGCAAGAATTATCACTTGGTCCACTCGAGCGCCGACGTGGAATCGGTCGTTAACGCGACGATAAAGAGCGCGTTCGAGTTCAACGGGCAAAAGTGCTCCGCTTGCAGTAGAATGTACGTGCCGGAGTCTCTGTGGGCCAAG GTGAAAGACGGTCTTTTAGCTCTCCGCCAAAAGCTTACGATCGGCGACGTTCGAGATTTCACTGTATACACCGGCGCCGTTATAGATGCAGTCGCGTTTAAACGCATTTCCGGTTACATCGAGTATGCGAAAAAGTCACCTAAGATGGAAATTATCGGCGGCGGAGGCTACGATGATTC GTGCGGATACTTTATCGAACCAACGATAGTGCAGACCAAAGATCCGAAGGAGAAACTCATGACGGAGGAGATATTTGGCCCGGTACTGAcgatatatgtttataaagaTTCCGATCTGGACGAGACGGTAAAGCTGGTAGACACGTCTACACCGTACGCTTTAACAGGCGCAATATTCGCGCAAGATGA GAAATGGGCGAGGAAGGCGCTCGAGGACTTGAAGTACACCGCcggtaatttttatataaacgaCAAATCTACCGGGTCTGTGGTCGGTCAACAGCCGTTTGGTGGTAGCCGAATGTCCGGTACAAACGACAAAGCTGGAGGACCTCAATATGCTTTTCGCTGGGCGTCTCCGCAAGCTATTAAGGAGACCTTTGTGCCCCTTCAGGAATACGACTATCCATACATGAGATCCTAA